From the genome of Sphingobacterium kitahiroshimense, one region includes:
- the mobC gene encoding conjugal transfer protein MobC: protein MQGEDDLRGLAKIMAFMRAVSILLVLMHLYWFCYGFFMERGWTLEVINKILGNFDKTAGLFSHTLYTKAFALVLLALSCLGTKGVKNEKITWSKIYVALGVGFVLFFLNTPLLKLSPVIGTFLYILTISLGYIALLMAGVWMSRLLRTNLMDDVFNNENESFQQETKLMENEYSVNLPTKFYYKGKWNNGWINIVNPFRASIVLGTPGSGKSYAIVNNYIKQQIEKGFSMYIYDFKFDDLSTIAYNHLLKHRDKYKVQPKFYVINFDDPRKSHRCNPLNPDFMTDISDAYEAAYTIMLNLNRSWIQKQGDFFVESPIILLAAIIWYLKIYENGKYCTFPHAIELLNKKYSDVFTILTSYPDLENYLSPFMDAWQSGAQDQLQGQIASAKIPLSRMISPQLYWVMTGDDFSLDINNPKEPKILCVGNNPDRQNIYSAALGLYNSRIVKLINKKGQLKSSVIIDELPTIYFRGLDNLIATARSNKVAVCLGFQDFSQLTRDYGDKESKVIQNTVGNIFSGQVVGETAKSLSERFGKVLQKRQSMTINRNDKSTSISTQLDSLIPASKISTLTQGMFVGSVSDNFDERIDQKIFHAEIVVDNEKVAAETKVYQKIPEILSFVDEHGEDKMKQKIESNYRQIKQDIVQIIETELERIKHDPNLQHLVK, encoded by the coding sequence ATGCAGGGGGAAGATGATTTAAGAGGTTTAGCCAAAATAATGGCTTTTATGAGGGCTGTGAGTATCCTTTTGGTACTGATGCACCTTTATTGGTTCTGCTACGGTTTCTTTATGGAACGTGGCTGGACGTTGGAAGTAATCAACAAAATATTAGGCAATTTTGACAAAACGGCGGGTTTATTTTCACATACCTTATATACCAAAGCGTTTGCTTTGGTATTGCTTGCATTGAGTTGTTTGGGAACCAAAGGCGTAAAGAATGAGAAGATAACCTGGTCTAAAATTTACGTGGCTTTGGGCGTTGGTTTTGTGCTGTTCTTTTTGAACACACCGTTGTTAAAACTATCTCCGGTAATAGGCACATTTCTGTATATTCTTACTATCTCATTAGGTTATATCGCCTTGCTTATGGCTGGTGTATGGATGAGCCGATTGCTTCGTACCAATCTGATGGACGATGTTTTCAATAATGAGAACGAGAGTTTTCAGCAGGAAACTAAATTGATGGAAAACGAATATTCTGTGAATCTTCCCACCAAGTTTTATTATAAAGGAAAATGGAACAACGGCTGGATAAATATCGTCAACCCTTTTCGAGCCTCAATTGTGTTGGGTACTCCGGGTTCGGGAAAATCGTATGCAATCGTAAACAACTATATTAAGCAGCAGATTGAAAAAGGTTTTAGTATGTACATCTACGATTTCAAGTTTGATGATCTTTCTACCATTGCTTACAATCATTTATTGAAGCATCGGGATAAGTACAAAGTTCAACCCAAATTCTACGTCATCAACTTTGACGACCCACGCAAAAGTCATCGTTGCAATCCACTCAATCCCGACTTTATGACGGACATTTCAGATGCTTACGAAGCGGCTTACACCATAATGCTGAACCTCAACCGTAGCTGGATACAGAAGCAAGGGGATTTTTTCGTGGAAAGCCCAATTATCCTATTGGCGGCAATTATTTGGTATCTGAAAATCTATGAAAACGGTAAGTATTGTACATTCCCACACGCCATTGAATTGCTTAATAAAAAGTATTCGGACGTATTTACTATTTTAACCTCATATCCCGATTTGGAAAATTATTTGTCGCCTTTTATGGATGCGTGGCAATCCGGTGCGCAAGACCAATTACAGGGGCAAATCGCATCGGCAAAAATTCCTTTGTCAAGAATGATTAGCCCGCAGTTGTATTGGGTAATGACAGGCGATGATTTTTCGCTTGACATCAACAATCCGAAAGAGCCAAAGATATTATGTGTAGGTAACAATCCCGACCGTCAAAATATCTACTCCGCAGCATTGGGTTTGTACAATTCAAGGATTGTGAAGCTCATCAACAAAAAGGGGCAATTAAAGAGTTCTGTTATCATAGATGAGTTGCCAACCATTTATTTTAGAGGACTGGATAATCTTATCGCAACTGCGAGAAGTAATAAGGTAGCGGTTTGTTTGGGTTTTCAGGATTTTTCGCAATTAACAAGGGATTACGGCGACAAGGAAAGTAAGGTTATCCAAAATACGGTAGGTAATATTTTCAGCGGGCAGGTTGTAGGAGAAACGGCAAAAAGTCTTTCGGAACGCTTCGGAAAAGTATTGCAGAAACGCCAAAGTATGACGATTAACAGGAATGATAAATCTACCTCTATTTCCACACAGTTAGACAGCCTTATTCCGGCATCGAAAATTTCAACACTTACACAGGGTATGTTTGTGGGTTCAGTTTCGGACAACTTTGATGAACGTATCGACCAAAAGATTTTCCACGCTGAAATTGTAGTGGACAATGAAAAAGTTGCCGCAGAAACTAAAGTATATCAGAAGATACCGGAAATCCTATCCTTTGTTGATGAACACGGAGAAGACAAAATGAAACAGAAAATTGAAAGCAATTACCGTCAGATAAAACAGGATATTGTACAGATTATCGAAACGGAATTGGAGCGTATTAAACACGACCCAAACTTACAGCATTTGGTGAAATAA
- a CDS encoding winged helix-turn-helix transcriptional regulator gives MSDKRSDVNKESILALKDGIELLSGKWKFCILHNLQNYGTMRFKDLQEMALGISPKVLSKELQELEDNLLITRTVNSTKPVTVSYALTAHAKETETVVNALIDFGLKHRKKIKAK, from the coding sequence ATGAGCGATAAGAGAAGTGACGTCAATAAAGAAAGTATATTGGCATTAAAAGATGGAATTGAACTGTTAAGTGGCAAATGGAAATTTTGTATCCTGCATAATTTACAGAACTACGGCACAATGAGGTTTAAAGATTTGCAAGAAATGGCTCTGGGAATATCCCCAAAAGTTCTATCCAAAGAGCTACAGGAATTGGAAGATAATTTGCTGATTACCCGAACGGTTAATAGCACCAAACCTGTTACCGTTTCTTATGCGCTTACCGCACATGCCAAAGAAACGGAAACAGTTGTCAATGCTTTAATTGATTTTGGACTAAAGCATAGAAAGAAAATTAAAGCAAAATGA
- a CDS encoding winged helix-turn-helix transcriptional regulator, with product MYQKKTPVQLDCGLHFFKELLNGKWKLMLVYYISKNLKRPSELQRKIPNADRRVMDQQLQELVLHGFINKKTFNTKVPKVEYELTELGEKLLPLILTIEQWGEENRFVLNKALEKDPKFENVV from the coding sequence ATGTATCAAAAGAAAACACCTGTTCAACTTGACTGCGGTTTACATTTTTTCAAAGAACTTCTAAATGGCAAATGGAAACTGATGCTTGTTTATTATATTTCCAAAAACCTCAAACGTCCAAGTGAACTGCAGCGTAAAATTCCAAACGCTGACAGAAGAGTTATGGACCAACAATTGCAAGAATTAGTATTGCACGGATTTATCAATAAAAAGACTTTCAATACCAAAGTTCCTAAAGTTGAATATGAACTTACAGAACTTGGTGAAAAACTTTTACCATTGATTTTAACTATTGAACAATGGGGCGAAGAAAACCGATTTGTACTTAACAAAGCATTAGAAAAAGACCCTAAATTTGAAAACGTAGTCTGA
- a CDS encoding FAD-dependent monooxygenase has product MDSIEKLYDVIVAGAGPTGLMLACELKLMGANVAIVERRVQGTTGESRAPGINARSMENFRMRGLAEEFEKHGNPLKAVLFSGMLMMPKALDPDFPDALILPQHQTERILTKRATELGVDIHWATELIYFTQDENQANVFVQQNGNIKQLSAKYLAGCDGGNSVVRRLCGESFTGEDPISHWIVADVLLNTPPAENERFGRNLKIGTYQVSNVEEDWFRVSLMKVTPPTDRSQPVTLEELRQSMIEGIGTDFGLRSARWMSRFGDGFRQVKKYRYGRVFLLGDAAHTHSPIGGQGLNLGVQDAVNLGWKLGMVATGKASVSLLDSFEEERHPVGAKVLQMAKAQTALIKPGTQIEALREIVNTMVEVPEVTLHLSRILSGLGIRYDWGEGFHPMLGQRIPNIKLLINGVEKDLFSLMHKARPLLLNFNIEDNIEIPAYQSSIDIIKGVPIVKGNSSVWNLPAIGEVPAINSVFIRPDGFVAWVQTAEEQFNSERLNEAINKWLK; this is encoded by the coding sequence ATGGACAGTATAGAAAAGTTATACGATGTAATTGTAGCAGGTGCAGGACCTACAGGTTTGATGTTGGCTTGCGAATTAAAACTGATGGGGGCAAATGTTGCAATAGTAGAACGCAGAGTTCAAGGTACTACGGGAGAATCCCGTGCTCCTGGCATTAATGCCAGATCAATGGAGAATTTTAGAATGAGAGGTCTGGCAGAAGAGTTTGAAAAGCATGGAAATCCTCTAAAGGCAGTTCTTTTTTCGGGCATGCTAATGATGCCTAAGGCATTAGATCCTGATTTTCCGGATGCATTAATACTACCTCAACATCAAACAGAACGAATTTTGACAAAGCGGGCTACCGAATTAGGAGTAGATATTCATTGGGCTACCGAATTAATTTATTTTACTCAAGATGAAAATCAAGCAAATGTTTTTGTTCAGCAAAACGGGAATATAAAACAGTTAAGTGCCAAATATCTTGCAGGTTGCGACGGCGGAAACAGTGTAGTTAGAAGATTATGTGGTGAAAGTTTTACAGGAGAAGACCCGATTTCTCATTGGATTGTAGCGGATGTGCTGTTGAACACTCCACCGGCAGAAAATGAAAGATTTGGTCGTAACCTTAAAATAGGAACTTATCAGGTTTCAAATGTTGAAGAAGATTGGTTTAGAGTAAGTCTGATGAAAGTTACACCGCCGACAGACAGGAGCCAACCTGTTACTTTAGAAGAATTGCGGCAGTCAATGATAGAAGGAATTGGTACAGATTTCGGATTGCGTTCCGCCCGTTGGATGTCAAGATTTGGTGATGGTTTTAGACAAGTAAAAAAATATCGTTACGGGCGTGTATTTCTGCTTGGAGATGCCGCACATACACATTCACCTATTGGCGGTCAGGGTTTAAATCTTGGTGTTCAGGATGCAGTGAATTTAGGCTGGAAATTGGGCATGGTTGCCACAGGCAAAGCTTCTGTTTCTTTACTCGATAGTTTTGAAGAAGAGCGACATCCAGTAGGTGCCAAAGTACTTCAAATGGCAAAAGCACAAACTGCACTTATCAAACCGGGTACACAAATAGAAGCCCTAAGAGAGATTGTAAATACGATGGTGGAAGTACCCGAAGTAACACTTCATTTATCCAGAATATTAAGTGGTTTGGGTATTCGATATGATTGGGGAGAAGGATTTCACCCAATGCTAGGACAAAGGATACCTAATATAAAATTATTAATAAATGGTGTAGAAAAAGATTTGTTTTCTCTGATGCACAAAGCCCGACCATTATTGCTGAATTTTAATATCGAAGATAATATAGAAATCCCTGCATATCAGTCGAGCATTGATATTATTAAGGGAGTTCCAATAGTGAAAGGAAATAGTTCTGTATGGAACTTACCTGCAATCGGAGAAGTGCCTGCTATCAATAGTGTTTTCATAAGACCAGACGGATTTGTGGCCTGGGTTCAAACGGCAGAAGAACAGTTTAACAGCGAAAGACTAAATGAAGCTATAAATAAATGGTTGAAGTAA
- the mobA gene encoding conjugal transfer protein MobA produces the protein MNENNNKKQNKGGRRAKTDPSIHRHVFRLTDEENAKLLSLFEASGMPNKAKFIISLLFSKEMKSVRIDKGTVDFYMRLTTFHSQFRSVGVNYNQIVKLLYKNFSEKKAAAFLYKLEKQTAEMAMLCQKIIQITEEFEAKHLKKQS, from the coding sequence ATGAACGAGAACAATAACAAAAAACAGAATAAGGGCGGACGGAGAGCTAAGACCGACCCAAGCATCCACCGCCACGTTTTCCGTCTTACGGACGAAGAAAATGCCAAACTTTTATCGCTTTTTGAAGCATCAGGAATGCCCAATAAAGCAAAGTTTATCATTTCCCTACTGTTCAGTAAGGAAATGAAATCGGTTAGAATTGATAAAGGAACGGTTGATTTTTATATGCGATTGACCACGTTTCACAGTCAGTTTCGCTCCGTAGGTGTGAATTATAATCAGATTGTAAAGCTGTTGTACAAGAATTTTTCTGAGAAAAAAGCCGCAGCGTTCCTTTACAAATTGGAAAAACAGACGGCTGAAATGGCGATGCTATGCCAAAAAATCATTCAGATAACCGAAGAATTTGAAGCAAAACATCTAAAAAAACAGTCTTAG
- a CDS encoding helix-turn-helix domain-containing protein, with product MEKAIEINNIPEYIKKSGGLTDKNGYLNFPESLGTGYLKMIEPLPQLSIMLQHYELKKSLFIKRSKHNDSKSVLIFSFRNIITGKQNTQKKSSFKFMPSVQVSTADVALDIEVPNLFETSNIIIRIEANFLRQLLEKDNNARLTELVVQKEQSYLYEEFVSPKIQSVAADIFEIAVLHPLANFYYKIKAEELIFLFFENLLQRDELPKYSIHPKDIKAVYKLREEMLDNINEPPQLDILATKANMSVSKLGKIFKQIFGDSIYNYYQKLRMQKAAFLLREEKLSVAEVGYQLGFSNLSHFTRLFEKHIGMKPKKYSKIN from the coding sequence ATGGAAAAAGCAATTGAGATAAACAACATACCTGAATACATCAAAAAGTCGGGTGGTTTGACTGATAAAAACGGTTACTTGAACTTCCCCGAAAGTTTGGGAACAGGCTATTTGAAAATGATAGAGCCTTTGCCTCAGCTCAGTATTATGCTTCAGCATTATGAGCTAAAAAAAAGTCTTTTCATAAAACGTAGTAAGCATAACGATAGTAAAAGCGTGTTGATTTTTAGTTTCAGAAATATAATAACAGGAAAACAGAATACGCAAAAAAAATCATCTTTTAAATTTATGCCTTCTGTTCAGGTATCCACTGCTGATGTGGCATTAGACATTGAAGTGCCGAACTTATTTGAAACAAGCAATATTATTATACGCATTGAAGCCAATTTTTTAAGGCAGTTGTTAGAAAAAGATAACAATGCCCGACTGACGGAATTAGTAGTACAAAAAGAGCAATCCTATTTGTATGAAGAATTTGTTTCACCAAAAATACAATCGGTAGCTGCTGATATTTTCGAAATAGCGGTTTTGCATCCTCTTGCAAACTTTTACTATAAAATAAAAGCTGAGGAATTAATTTTTTTGTTTTTTGAAAACTTATTACAACGTGATGAATTACCGAAATACTCCATTCATCCAAAAGATATAAAAGCGGTTTATAAATTGCGAGAAGAAATGTTGGACAATATAAATGAGCCTCCCCAATTGGATATTTTGGCGACAAAAGCCAACATGAGCGTAAGTAAGTTGGGGAAAATATTCAAGCAAATTTTTGGGGATAGCATTTACAATTATTATCAAAAATTAAGAATGCAGAAAGCGGCATTTTTACTTCGTGAAGAAAAACTATCTGTTGCGGAAGTCGGCTATCAACTTGGATTTTCAAACCTTAGTCATTTCACACGATTGTTTGAAAAACATATTGGAATGAAACCTAAAAAGTATAGTAAAATAAATTAA
- a CDS encoding winged helix-turn-helix transcriptional regulator, producing the protein MKQKVMYSEVQCTKHINSVEDALYVLGGKWKLRIIIALFSGQTRFNELQRTIKGISARVLSNELKQLELNGLLTRVVHAEQTPIVVEYIYTEYATTLKDVVTALADWGEKHKKKLQLSYNV; encoded by the coding sequence ATGAAACAAAAAGTAATGTATTCAGAAGTACAATGCACTAAGCACATCAACTCGGTAGAGGACGCATTGTACGTATTGGGTGGTAAATGGAAATTACGAATTATTATAGCTTTGTTTAGCGGACAGACCCGTTTCAACGAATTACAGCGGACAATTAAAGGCATTTCAGCAAGAGTACTTTCTAACGAATTAAAGCAATTAGAATTGAACGGATTGCTCACAAGAGTCGTACACGCTGAACAAACACCTATTGTTGTAGAATATATTTATACAGAATATGCAACAACACTTAAAGATGTTGTTACAGCATTAGCTGATTGGGGAGAAAAACACAAAAAAAAATTACAGCTAAGCTATAATGTTTAA
- the mobB gene encoding conjugal transfer protein MobB, which translates to MIAKIGRSGNLYGALAYNQLKVENENGQILFANKIIETANGHYSVAQLAQSFTPYLIANRNTEKHTLHISLNPDPNDKVSDDRYREMAEQYMREMGYGEQPFVVFKHTDIDRSHIHIVSVCVDEEGKKISDKFEKMRSMNVCRELERKYGLIPATDKEHKQNDKIFRPVDYKAGDVKSQIASVVRHLPNYYQYQTLGEYNALLSLFNVTTEKVEGELQGQLRQGLLYIPLNEKGERAGHPFKASLFGKNAGLPTLELHFAKSKEALKDHPTKPTIKAAVTIALQSTNDEQGFKKQLGEQGINVVVRRNDTGRIYGITFIDHNSKTVWKGSRLAKELSANTFNDYWNNNIKPEVKEPVELQSKISRTNDADLPAEEPHHLFDFLDTTEKHEDGLIEALGGLLPEAQGEDYEEQDFANKTKKKKKKKKGRRL; encoded by the coding sequence ATGATAGCGAAAATCGGAAGAAGCGGAAATTTATATGGAGCATTGGCGTACAATCAGCTCAAAGTGGAGAATGAAAACGGACAGATTTTGTTTGCCAATAAGATAATTGAAACTGCCAACGGTCATTATTCTGTTGCACAATTAGCCCAATCTTTTACTCCTTACCTGATTGCCAACCGCAATACCGAGAAACATACTTTGCATATTTCGCTCAATCCCGACCCGAATGATAAGGTAAGCGATGACAGATACAGGGAAATGGCAGAGCAGTATATGAGGGAAATGGGTTACGGCGAACAACCTTTTGTGGTATTCAAACATACCGATATTGACCGCAGTCATATCCATATCGTTTCAGTTTGCGTGGACGAAGAGGGCAAAAAGATTTCGGACAAATTCGAGAAAATGCGGTCTATGAATGTTTGCCGTGAACTCGAAAGGAAATACGGTTTGATACCCGCAACGGATAAGGAACACAAGCAGAACGATAAGATTTTCCGTCCGGTGGATTACAAAGCTGGAGATGTAAAAAGCCAAATCGCTTCGGTTGTTCGCCACCTGCCGAATTATTATCAATACCAAACTTTGGGAGAATACAACGCTTTGCTTTCCCTGTTCAATGTTACTACCGAAAAAGTGGAGGGCGAATTGCAGGGGCAGCTACGGCAGGGTTTATTATATATTCCGTTAAATGAAAAAGGAGAAAGAGCCGGACATCCATTCAAGGCTTCGCTTTTCGGAAAAAACGCAGGGCTACCGACTTTGGAATTGCATTTTGCAAAAAGCAAAGAGGCTTTAAAAGACCACCCGACAAAGCCAACCATTAAAGCTGCCGTTACCATTGCCCTGCAATCAACAAATGATGAGCAGGGTTTTAAAAAGCAGTTAGGCGAGCAAGGCATTAATGTAGTGGTGCGTAGAAATGACACAGGACGTATTTACGGAATAACTTTTATAGACCACAATTCTAAAACGGTTTGGAAAGGTTCACGATTGGCAAAGGAACTTTCTGCTAATACCTTTAATGATTATTGGAACAATAATATCAAACCCGAGGTTAAAGAGCCAGTTGAACTACAATCGAAAATATCAAGAACAAATGATGCAGATCTTCCTGCGGAAGAACCTCATCATTTGTTCGACTTCCTGGATACAACTGAAAAACACGAAGACGGTTTGATAGAAGCGTTGGGCGGTTTATTGCCCGAAGCTCAGGGCGAAGATTACGAAGAACAGGATTTTGCCAATAAAACGAAGAAAAAGAAAAAAAAGAAAAAAGGAAGAAGATTGTAA
- a CDS encoding DoxX family protein — protein sequence MKSTKITYYITTGLMSLAMAFSTFAYLSNPALKEAFQHLGFPDYFRIELAIAKGLAAIALWLPFRFAKETAYIGLSISFISAFIAHSVVGDPIFNILYPLFILAILVVSYVTYRKSNFA from the coding sequence ATGAAGTCAACAAAAATCACTTATTACATTACAACAGGGTTGATGTCGTTAGCAATGGCATTTTCAACATTTGCGTATTTGTCAAATCCTGCTTTAAAAGAAGCGTTTCAGCATTTGGGTTTTCCTGATTATTTCAGGATTGAATTAGCAATTGCAAAAGGTCTTGCCGCCATTGCACTTTGGCTGCCTTTCCGTTTTGCGAAAGAAACAGCTTATATTGGTTTGTCAATTAGTTTCATATCTGCATTTATTGCACACTCGGTTGTTGGCGATCCTATATTCAATATTCTGTATCCATTGTTCATTTTGGCAATACTTGTTGTATCGTATGTAACGTATAGGAAAAGTAACTTTGCATAA
- a CDS encoding EthD domain-containing protein produces the protein MLKFTFLIRKTTGMSKEDFIDYHRNHHAPLFMSIPESKQYVKKYVVSHPKIIEGFPLPAYDGITDIYFASMNDFNSFFASENYKQKVHPDESNFIDLNDVVTLVSDEVVVVD, from the coding sequence ATGCTAAAGTTTACGTTTTTAATCCGAAAAACCACAGGAATGAGCAAAGAAGATTTTATTGATTATCATAGAAATCATCACGCACCTTTGTTTATGTCTATTCCCGAATCAAAGCAATATGTGAAAAAGTATGTTGTTTCTCATCCTAAAATAATTGAAGGTTTTCCACTACCAGCGTATGACGGTATAACTGATATTTATTTTGCCTCAATGAACGACTTTAACAGCTTCTTTGCAAGTGAAAACTACAAACAAAAAGTCCACCCTGATGAAAGTAATTTTATTGATTTGAATGACGTGGTAACGCTTGTGTCCGATGAAGTAGTTGTTGTAGATTAA
- a CDS encoding DUF3408 domain-containing protein gives MASDNKNNDFEKPNVDEEYLMNVISGDEPVAPPTINKKQDVPKENKPREKARNSASKKADYEETFLVNRFPSGRNGKVVYIRPEYHERLLRIVQLTREERTTLYSYIDNILEHHFREYGDDITDYFNEHFKPIL, from the coding sequence ATGGCTTCAGATAACAAAAACAACGATTTTGAAAAGCCCAATGTTGATGAGGAATACCTTATGAACGTCATAAGCGGCGATGAGCCTGTTGCTCCACCGACCATTAACAAAAAGCAGGATGTACCAAAGGAAAACAAGCCCAGGGAAAAAGCCCGTAACAGTGCATCAAAGAAAGCGGACTACGAGGAAACATTTTTGGTCAATCGCTTTCCATCGGGGCGTAATGGCAAGGTGGTCTACATACGCCCTGAATACCACGAAAGATTGCTCCGCATCGTTCAACTGACAAGAGAGGAAAGAACAACGCTCTACTCTTACATTGACAACATTCTTGAACATCATTTCAGGGAGTACGGGGACGATATTACCGATTATTTCAATGAACATTTTAAACCCATTCTATAA
- a CDS encoding dihydrofolate reductase family protein: MKVTVIANISANGRILIADNPHHQLPPEAMEFYVQFVRQVGNVVIGLKTFENFLKFPKEVKELFNGIEIIILSDNPYTTDGYKTVGSPEEAVEYMSTKGVQEIAVGGGAGTFNAFIDKDLVTDIYFNINPLITGAGSILGNNIELNSKFKHKEYNHKDGFVQLHLTKEEGITTNQ, from the coding sequence ATGAAAGTAACAGTAATCGCAAACATTTCGGCTAACGGCAGAATTTTGATAGCCGATAACCCGCATCACCAGCTGCCACCGGAAGCAATGGAATTTTACGTGCAATTTGTAAGACAGGTTGGAAACGTTGTGATAGGATTAAAAACCTTTGAAAATTTTCTAAAATTCCCAAAAGAAGTAAAAGAACTTTTTAATGGAATAGAAATCATCATATTGTCTGATAATCCTTATACTACTGATGGCTACAAGACTGTGGGAAGTCCAGAAGAGGCTGTTGAATATATGTCTACAAAAGGTGTGCAAGAAATCGCCGTTGGAGGCGGAGCAGGTACTTTCAACGCCTTTATCGACAAAGACTTGGTTACAGATATTTATTTTAACATCAATCCGTTAATCACTGGAGCCGGTAGTATTTTAGGAAACAATATTGAACTAAACTCTAAGTTTAAACATAAAGAATACAACCATAAAGACGGTTTTGTTCAACTACATCTAACTAAGGAAGAAGGAATAACAACGAACCAATAA
- a CDS encoding ParA family protein — METTKKTLKISFSTQKGGVGKSTMTTLLASVLHYRLGFNVLVMDCDFPQHSLTNMRERDKRTIMQNDYHKKAAMKQFQAINKKAYPIIKCKAETALEKASEYRSQSAVVPDVVFFDLPGTANTKGVLTTLKKMDFIFSPITADRLVVESTLGFTKAFLGLPQTDEGNPEQEMWLFWNQVDGREKTGLYDAYQSVIKELNLPVMETRIMDSKRFRKETDDTGSYVFRSSLLPAEPQLMKATKMDLFVEEFLKITHL; from the coding sequence ATGGAAACAACAAAGAAAACTTTAAAAATCAGCTTCTCCACCCAAAAAGGCGGTGTGGGAAAATCTACAATGACCACTTTGCTGGCAAGTGTGCTTCACTACCGTTTAGGTTTTAATGTGCTGGTGATGGACTGCGACTTTCCGCAACACAGCCTGACCAATATGCGTGAACGGGATAAGAGAACCATAATGCAGAACGACTACCATAAAAAGGCAGCAATGAAGCAGTTCCAAGCCATCAACAAAAAAGCATACCCGATTATCAAATGCAAAGCTGAAACGGCTTTGGAAAAAGCATCGGAATATAGAAGCCAGTCGGCCGTTGTACCGGATGTGGTTTTCTTCGACCTGCCGGGAACAGCCAATACCAAAGGTGTACTGACTACCTTGAAAAAAATGGACTTTATCTTTTCGCCCATTACTGCCGACCGTTTGGTAGTGGAAAGTACCTTGGGCTTTACCAAAGCCTTTCTCGGACTTCCCCAAACGGACGAGGGCAATCCCGAACAAGAGATGTGGCTGTTCTGGAACCAAGTGGACGGCAGGGAAAAAACAGGTTTGTATGATGCGTATCAAAGTGTCATCAAAGAACTCAACCTGCCCGTAATGGAAACAAGGATAATGGACAGCAAGCGTTTCCGAAAGGAAACAGACGACACAGGCAGTTATGTATTCCGGTCAAGTTTGCTGCCTGCCGAACCACAGTTAATGAAAGCAACCAAAATGGATTTGTTTGTCGAGGAATTTTTAAAAATCACTCATCTATAA
- a CDS encoding DUF3408 domain-containing protein — MKKDKKNRNTVAAGSNSDTVSNTAKTTYENAFMQMNKIQKRGNKSIYLSPEHHERLTRIVQIIGDDKIPLFAYLNNILEHHFKVFEDMITKEFNEKYKGLF, encoded by the coding sequence ATGAAGAAAGATAAAAAGAACAGGAATACTGTTGCAGCCGGCAGCAACTCCGATACAGTTAGCAATACAGCTAAAACAACCTATGAAAACGCATTTATGCAAATGAATAAAATACAGAAAAGAGGCAATAAAAGCATATACCTAAGCCCTGAACATCACGAGCGTTTAACCCGCATAGTCCAGATTATAGGCGATGATAAAATACCCTTGTTTGCCTATCTCAATAATATTCTTGAACATCATTTTAAAGTGTTTGAAGATATGATTACAAAAGAGTTCAACGAAAAGTACAAAGGCTTGTTTTAA